CTTCGCCCAATTATGTGTCCTGTATGCTAACCTAGGCCTAGAGTTTGTGTTAATGCCTAATGGCCATAATTACTAATCAGGCCAGACATTGTTTTCACTTCGAGGAAGACTTTACTGGTAACTGGCGCTGTATACCGCTTTGTGTACGTCGCAAGCTTGACTTGATAGGGGTCAAGCTTAAGCTTAGCCATTGGCTATATTTGCCCCAACAGCAGCGACAGGAGCTAGTAGATTGGGCTGATGATGCGCAGGCTCTAGTTCGTATGCGTGATCACTTGCAAAACTGCACGCGCTCGATGCCTGACGGTACTGTTAATAACCTGCCTCCAGCCACCATGCAGCCTTGGCAATTAACAACTCACTTACCGCCACTTCTTTCCAAAGCTGCAACACGGTATGGCACCTCTCTAAGCTTGGATCAGTGGGCGAAAATAACAGAGCTAGAGCGCTTTGCTCTCTTTAAGTTAGCTTGTCCTGGCCATGATCATCATAACCTGAAAGCAGCTTTGAATGAAGTACTTCTGTAAGCATGAACAGCACGTGGCGAACTCAACAATTTAATATCCCCTTAAGAAATTTGATAAGCTGACTGCAGTTATCATCATGCTCTCTAGTTTCAGATTATCTTAGCTTAAGATAGGAATAGTCCGGTTGGCAGTACTGTATCTTGTTGTCAATGGATTGCTAGGTTGTACAGCAATTTACAGGCTTGCTTGCTTTGTGGTGGTGCTAGCCAACGCATGGGCTGCGATAAAGCCCTATTGCCCCATCCACTTGGAGGTAGCTGGCTAGAGCGAGCAGCTAGCCTACCTCAGGCCATTGGACTTGAGGTATGGCTACTAAGTGGTCATGATCTCCACCACGAGCATGTAGCTAATCGCCCTGGTATTCATGTTGTCCCTGAGTCTCTACCACCGTCAGGCCCACTGCAAGCTATAGCGAGTATGTTTTCTACTAGTGAAGGCAATACTCTGTTAGTGCTACCAGTAGACATGCCAAGTCTTGAGGTACGTACTCTTAAACAATTGATGGAAATCTGGCGTGAGCAAGAGTCAATGGCAGTTGTGGCAGATGATGGGGAATGTCTGCAACCTTTGCTGGGAATCTACCCTTGCAGTCCCTGCAATCGAAAGGCACTGGACACCTCACTGGCAATGGGTAAAGGACGTTGGCTAGATTGGCTGATGACGATTAGCTACAGGCGTGCGACCCTGCCTGCTGCTGAGTTAGTCAATGCCAACTCTTATAAAGACTTGGAAGCTTTATAGAAATGATTCCACCTTCCTCGGTGTATGACCAGCGATCTCGCCCATTAGGTGTTCTGCGCATGTCATTGACAGCTCGCTGTAACCTGGCATGTCCATACTGTAAACCTGATGGTTATGAAGTTAGCAATCCTCTTAGTATTGACCAGCGACTTGCATTAATTGAGTCTGCTTGTCGACTAGGTGCTCATTCACTTAGGCTCACTGGAGGAGAACCTCTACTTAGCAATCAGCTTGAGCCTCTGCTAAGAGAAGTAAGTCACCGTCGCTACCAGCTAGGCGATCCTCTGGCGGCCTTGCAAGAAGTAACACTAACAACTAATGGCTTACTGCTGGATTCAGCCAAAGCCCATTCGTTGCGACAGGCAGGTTTGGACAGAATTACGATCAGCCTAGACGCAGTAGAAGCAGCAAGGGCAGCTGAAATGTCTGGACAGCAAGGTGGTATCAAAGCTGGAAGTATCTTTTTGAGTAAAGTCTATCAAGCAATACAGCACGCACGTTATGCAGGTTTTGATCCTAATCAAAGCCAACTGAAGATTAATAGTGTGATTCAACGGAGACGTAATTATGACCAGTTGATTCCACTTGCTTCCATGGCACGTAAGGCAGGTCTAGAGCTACGCCTGATTGAATTCATGGATGTAGGTACAACCAATAGCTGGACTCATGATCAGGTAGTCAGTGGAGCAGAAATGGTGCATGCAATCAGCCAACGCTGGCCCCTAGAACCGCTTGGACGCCTACCAGGACAAACAGCCCAGCGTTGGAGCTATCGCGACGGCGGTGGCACCCTTGGTGTAATTGCCTCGATTAGCAAGCCATTTTGCAGTGACTGTAATCGATTACGCATCACAGCTGATGGCAGTGCTTACACATGTCTATTCTCTAATAAAGCTAATAGCCTAC
The sequence above is drawn from the cyanobiont of Ornithocercus magnificus genome and encodes:
- a CDS encoding nitrate reductase, which produces MAIITNQARHCFHFEEDFTGNWRCIPLCVRRKLDLIGVKLKLSHWLYLPQQQRQELVDWADDAQALVRMRDHLQNCTRSMPDGTVNNLPPATMQPWQLTTHLPPLLSKAATRYGTSLSLDQWAKITELERFALFKLACPGHDHHNLKAALNEVLL
- a CDS encoding molybdenum cofactor guanylyltransferase, yielding MGCDKALLPHPLGGSWLERAASLPQAIGLEVWLLSGHDLHHEHVANRPGIHVVPESLPPSGPLQAIASMFSTSEGNTLLVLPVDMPSLEVRTLKQLMEIWREQESMAVVADDGECLQPLLGIYPCSPCNRKALDTSLAMGKGRWLDWLMTISYRRATLPAAELVNANSYKDLEAL
- a CDS encoding radical SAM protein produces the protein MIPPSSVYDQRSRPLGVLRMSLTARCNLACPYCKPDGYEVSNPLSIDQRLALIESACRLGAHSLRLTGGEPLLSNQLEPLLREVSHRRYQLGDPLAALQEVTLTTNGLLLDSAKAHSLRQAGLDRITISLDAVEAARAAEMSGQQGGIKAGSIFLSKVYQAIQHARYAGFDPNQSQLKINSVIQRRRNYDQLIPLASMARKAGLELRLIEFMDVGTTNSWTHDQVVSGAEMVHAISQRWPLEPLGRLPGQTAQRWSYRDGGGTLGVIASISKPFCSDCNRLRITADGSAYTCLFSNKANSLRPWLFPQIDLEGLMEVMASLWSRRNDHYSEERYRQSSQPAPTHADMAYLGG